The Alternaria dauci strain A2016 chromosome 1, whole genome shotgun sequence genome window below encodes:
- a CDS encoding 40S ribosomal protein eS25 gives MAPAATGGKKQKKKWSKGKVKDKAQHAVVLDKQTNDKLQKDVQSYRLITVATLVDRLKINGSLARKALADLEANGQIKKVVGHSKLSIYTRAIGAEE, from the exons ATG GCACCTGCAGCAACTGGAggcaagaagcagaagaagaagtggTCCAAGGGCAAGG TCAAGGACAAGGCCCAGCACGCCGTCGTTCTCGACAAGCAGACCAACGACAAGCTCCAAAAGGATGTCCAGTCCTACCGCCTCATCACCGTTGCCACCCTCGTCGATCGCTTGAAGATCAACGGCTCGCTCGCACGCAAGGCGCTTGCCGACCTCGAGGCCAACGGTCAGATCAAGAAGGTTGTCGGACACTCAAAGCTCAGCATCTACA CGCGAGCTATCGGCGCCGAGGAGTAA